Genomic DNA from Candidatus Paceibacterota bacterium:
AATTATTTTCTTCAGTCATATTTTTTATCGGACGCACAGAAAGGTCCTGATAGTGGATGAAAAAGTGGCATTCATCGGAGGAGTTAATTTTGAAGAGAAGATGAATAAATGGATGGATTTGGTAGTCAGAGTGGAAGGCAGTTTGGTCAAAAGCATTACTCGATCTTTTAGCAAAGCTTATGCTAATTATGGAGGCAAAGACCAAGCCTTGATTGCTTTGAATAAGGAGATTGTTTTTAGCAAGGCCAAAACTTGGGTTATGGAGCATTTTCCAATCAGTAATAAATATCATTTGAAGAAACTTTACAAGGAAGCGCTGAGAGATTCTGAAACAAGTGTTCTTTTAGTAAGTCCGTATTTTACACCCAAACGCTGGCTCATGGGAGCTATACATCAGGCTGTTTTGCGCGGGGTAAAAGTCGAGGTTCTTATTCCGAAGACGACTGATCATTTTCTTGTCGATCGCGTCAATCATTTTTATATATATAAAATGTCTAAACTCGGCGTAAAATTCTTTCTTGAGCCAAAAATGAATCATGCCAAAGCGTTGATCGTAGATGAAAAAGAGGGGATGATAGGAAGCAACAATTTAGACTTTTTTTCTTTTGAACTTAATTCCGAAATCGGAGTTTTTATAAAAGATACCCAAGTAATTCACAAGCTTTTAAAGATAACAAACGAGTGGAAAGAGGAATCAGTCTTATTCGATCCAAATTCGTATAATCCAAAATGGATTGATCGCATCTTGTCTCCGTTGATTCGTTTGTTGTTTTTTCTCTAATTTCTGCTAATATTATGAAAGTTCTTTAAAGAAAAAAGAAATTCTAAAGTGTCCACCATTTGGTGGAGATGGAGGTTTATTAATAAGAATTCCGGGGTATCCGCCAGTTGGCGGAGGTAGAGCGTTCTTCTGTAGTATAATCAAAAGATGAACTACTATGTTTACGTTATCTATAATCATCGGAATAATAAGATTTATATAGGCCAAACTATTAATTTAGTTAAACGATTAAAGCAACACAACGATTCTTCATTTAAAAAATTCACTTCTAGATATTCAGGAGAGTGGGTTTTAGTTCACAAAGAATCATTGGCAAGTCGTTCTGAAGCGGTTGTTAGAGAAAAACAACTAAAATCTTATCAAGGAAGAAAGTTCATTAAAAGTAAAATAATAAATTCGTGGTATCCGCCAGCTGGCGGAGGTAGAGCATCCACAAATAATTTATAAAAAAAGTTTAATAATAAATTCCGGGGTAGCTCAGCGGTAGAGCGGTCGCCTGTTAAGCGATTGGTCGTAGGTTCGATCCCTACCCCCGGAGCAGAGCAGTATAGAGCCCAAAATTCGGCGCGCGCGAAGCGCGCGAGAGTTCGGCGGGAATTTCGGAAACCCAAGAATTCAAAAGGATTTCCCAAGATTTTTTTGGAGAAAATGAAAGCGTGCGAGCGGAGAGAAGATGGTTCGAGCCAATCTTTTTAAGAAAATTTTTCTTGTCTTCCAAATTTTCTTCGGAAGCGATAATTATGGCTTGTTTACTATCTAAAATAAAAAGTCGCATTGGTTCGAGCCAAAAATTTCCCTTTTGCTCAAAATCTCGCAATTTGTCTGAAAGCTCAATTTTTTGATTGAGGATTTTTTGTTTTTTCAGCACATATTCGTCTTTCGGAATAAGCCCATCAATATGTGCGTCTAGTAATTTTTCAATTTTAATATTTAAATCCTCAATCTGAGCTTTCAGATTTTGAGC
This window encodes:
- a CDS encoding phosphatidylserine/phosphatidylglycerophosphate/cardiolipin synthase family protein, which produces MLYKFFTNSKRAWQAMFADMSRAEKSIFLEMYIFVDDMSEFNFLKLLKEKAESGVKVKIIIDSFGSSDLSKEGILSLKNAGAEIIFFSHIFYRTHRKVLIVDEKVAFIGGVNFEEKMNKWMDLVVRVEGSLVKSITRSFSKAYANYGGKDQALIALNKEIVFSKAKTWVMEHFPISNKYHLKKLYKEALRDSETSVLLVSPYFTPKRWLMGAIHQAVLRGVKVEVLIPKTTDHFLVDRVNHFYIYKMSKLGVKFFLEPKMNHAKALIVDEKEGMIGSNNLDFFSFELNSEIGVFIKDTQVIHKLLKITNEWKEESVLFDPNSYNPKWIDRILSPLIRLLFFL
- a CDS encoding GIY-YIG nuclease family protein, encoding MNYYVYVIYNHRNNKIYIGQTINLVKRLKQHNDSSFKKFTSRYSGEWVLVHKESLASRSEAVVREKQLKSYQGRKFIKSKIINSWYPPAGGGRASTNNL